The Penaeus vannamei isolate JL-2024 chromosome 23, ASM4276789v1, whole genome shotgun sequence DNA window ATTGACGATAAAGTTTTGAAATTGAGAACGTCCTTGAAATTGGCGTTCGAGTCCAGCTGAAACACCTGGTGATCTTACGGTtaactgggggaggagggagggaggggggagggggagatgatatCACGTGGAAAATTAGAAATGATGAGCCAAGAGTGGATTCACtgaatttgttgtttttttttactactggtgcacatatatacatcgtatatatgTACTTCTATGAATACACAATAATACATTCGTCTTTCCAGTCATTCATCCATACttccatagatacatacatacataaatacatacatacatacatactacatacatacacgagcatacatacataggcctaatTGCATACTTACaaaatacttacatgcatacttacacacaaacatttgcatatatgtacatattcatttagATGTTTAATTATTTAGATCTTTAGATGTTTAATTATTTAGATCTTTAGATGTTTATTCAGttggtaggagagagaaagttacACATGTACTGTACTTGCATCCTGTTAGTTTATTTATCCAACCCGCCAATGCCGGGTGTCTAAGCTAACTGCATGCAAGTTTATTTGACTACTAAGGCAGTAGCGTTTGTTTAAGATAATAGCCTTTGCAAATGCACGTGGGTCTGGGCTTGTTATTGCAGCGATGCGGGTGACAGAAGGGGAGGGACACGGGCGGGCGAGAGGGTAACAGCTGTGGGCGTGAAGTCGAGAATGGGAGTAGAATTGTAACTAGCGTGGTTAGTGGGTGTTACAGCgttgagggaggggaatgggcgtGAGGGATAGAATGGGCGGGGTGGAAGTCGTTCTCAGTGAGCTTGTGTGGCGCTGGTCCGAAAATAACCGGCAGCGCCACGTGTTTGTTCGTTTGCCGTGCCAAGATCGGGAAGCTGTGCCCCGGTAAACGTttgttcgcccccccccctccgtctccctctccctcctctcgttacaccccctctcctctcccccctcccccgtgtttCAACTTTACCTTGTTGCACCTATCCTGAGAATTTGCATAGTGCTATTCGTTTACTTTTCtcgtttttatcgttgttattattgttattattagaagtagtagtagtatcatcattgttaccattattatcatatttatatttaagttATCGcccttgttatcataattattgtgatgatgttTGTTGTGTCTACTTTTATTCTTTGCTGTAtagtattattgtaatattaaaaaaaatattttcacacatttaaatgcatgtatatgtatatcttttttcacGACGAGATGACTAAGTCTGTTTTGTTTCTTGCAGAGCGTGCACAGTGGACGAGGAAGTAAGggcgtggtgggtgggggtgtgatgGAGGATGGCACATCCCACGCCCACGTAGCCGCCCGCGTCGTCGctgcctcctccgccgcccaccGCAAGGCCCAGTCTCTCCCGGGGCATTACAGCCGCCCTCAGCACCTCCAACACACACCGCCACCGCAGTCCTTCAGGGATGCGTTCACCACCAGCAAGAGTCCCACGCCCCCTGCTGTCTCTCCAGGCACTGCCCGCCATAATGCCACCCAAGGTCTGGCACCTGCCGCCCCTCCCAGGGGGCCGACCAGTCCCAGGGCAACAAGAGTCGCTTCCACTTCTTCCATCGGCAGTCAACAGTACCAACACCAGCAGCAGCAACGACAGCATCTGCAGCAGCGATTGCTGCAACAAGAACAAAATATGCAACAAGCACAACAACAAAAgctgcagcaacaacaacagcagaggcTGGAACAGCAGCATCTGCAGCAGAGATTGGAACAACAGCACTTACAGCAGAAAATGCAAGGTCAACATGAGCAGCGGCAGAAGGAAAGCGAGCCAGCGGAGAGGCAGGCTCCCatgcaagagaaaaagagcaagcggTCACTGCTGAGTGGCATCTTCCGGCGGCGCAAGAAGGGCATGGCAGAATCCAGCTCAtccagtagtagtagcagtagcgatAGTGAAGAGCCACAAAAGCGGCACTTcctgaggaggaagagcaagaaaaaggagCCTAAAGAGAGGgagcctcttccccctcccccaccaccaccccctgcaCCAGAAGACTACAGTCCCGTGGCTCGTAGCGCAGGTAGTGTGCGTGTCACGCCGCTGGATGGTAGTGGGGGCAGCAGTTCCCTAGGCTGTGAGAACAGCTTTATGTCTACAGATGGGCGAAGGATAGTTCGAGTGACGCCTGCTGGAGTGATGAGTACCAGTAGAGGCATGGACATACAGCCTCTGGGCATCCCCGTGTCACTGGCTCAACAAGGGCGTCGTGGTGTCTCAGCGTCTCATGACTCCCTGCCTGTAAGCCTGGGCTCATGGGCTGGAGGTGGTTCACATGCCTCATTAGGCTATTGTTCTGGGGGAGGAATGGGTGCTCGCAGCTCTTCCACGGACACCATAAGCAAGAAGGAGCGGAGGGAGGCACTGAAGGCGAGGGTGGAGAGACTGCGGGATAAATTCAAGGACTCAAGTTCTGATGAGGAGAAGGCCTCTGTATCATCACACTCCATGTATGGCAGTGAGTCCAGCCTTTCTAAGACCAATTCCCTTAGCAAGAGGTCCAGGGCTGCTCGTACAGAGCGCTTTCTCAGGAGAAAATCTCAGGAGCTGGAGACATTGCGAACCGAAACAGAGAAGGATCGGAGAAACCGTGAGGTTGTCCAGGCAAGGATTCAGGAAATCCAGCGGGTGCGAGAATATGAAGCTGAACGTAACAGAatcaatgaagagaaaaagaaggaggcagAAAAGGCACACAAACCAAGGTGGTCAGCCAAACTTGTATATCAAGAGTCAAGTGAATACGAGTCTTCTGTTGTTCTGCGGACACCGTCAGTGAGTCCTGCAGCTAGTCCACATATGAAAGCAAAGTTTCAAGGTCACATTCCACGTCAGCCATCGGAGACCAGGGAAGCTGTTGTCATGAGAAATAAACCTCAATCAGTAGCAGTCTCACTAGCTCCACCATCTGGACTTCACTTGAGAAGAAGTTTCCAGGATTATGAGACTCCTTTACAAGGTGACCTGCGTAGCCACAGAAGTGCTTCCTAcgacagtaatattaatagaagTTCTTTCATCATGCAGTCTCCAGGAATGTCTCCAGTTTCTGGTAACAGATCTGGCTTgactcctcctgtccctccaccACGAGACCCAAGTAGAATAATGTCTCCTGCAGATGGACGTCCAATGTCCTTCTCTTTTGAAAGCCTCAACCAAGATCCTAACCGTCCAAACTCCAGTCAGTCAAGCTTAAGTAACTTCACCAAAGGTTCGAGTCCCAGTCCAAGTGTCCGCTCAGTTCCAGCCTACCTCGGGCCAAAGCCTAATGGTCCACAAGTGGGTCCACCTCCATTAGTGACAGCACCAACACGTCGCTCTTTCTCAGAACTTCAGCTGTCACCACAGCAGCAGTCTCAGCTCAAGTACAACACTGGTGGTGCTCCTGCACGTCCCTCACCTCCGGGCTACCCCAACACGCAATATAGGTACACTGATCAACCTCCACGGCCCACTACACAGAACCAATATTACCGTGcacaacaacagcagcattatGCACAGCCTGTACAACTGCAACATACCCAGTCACAACCACAGGTGGTCCAGAGTCAACAAAATAACCAGTTAAAATATTATACAGATCAGTCGCCTCAGTATGCCAAGATTGTGCCCATTAGTAGcgttcctccttcaccttcttcagaTTATTCCTCGTATATGAGTGATAACAGTGCAAGGCTCCAGCAAGTTAATACAGCATGGCgtcagaaagagcaagagataaaaaacaaaaggaatttaCCATCTCAAGTGCTTAGTGATTCCTCTCGTTCAAACAGTCCAAAAGGTATTGATGGGAACAACTCTAACAACAGCATATCACTTGGAGTAGACCAACAAGCTGAGGAGACCTATGGCAGTATTTTGCCCAAGAAGGCCAGGCCTCCACCAATTACACTGAAGCAAGCAGAGTCTCTCAGCTCACTCTCTGGCCAGAGTGATGTGTCAAGTCCTGTGCCCAAGGGACCAGACTCAGACTCCAGTCAAAGTAGTCTTGCACGGGATAAAAAGACAGTGGCTCAGAACCGGCCCCTATCCATGGTTCTTGAGAAGTCAGAGTCTGCTGAGAAAGATTCTCCTCCGGTCACCCCTAAAACACAACCTCAGCCACCACGCCGGGGTCATCGCCAACTTGCTGCATCAGACCTGTCAGCAACTAAGCAACAAATACTGCACAACATCATCAAACACAAGCGTGAACATCCTCAGGACAAACCCAAATATCAGAAAGAGTTCGAGGAGATgtataggaaggagaaggagaggcttgAAAAAAGCAAGTGCTCTAACTTTGAAGAAGCTTTAAAGGAACTAGAAGAGATTTATGATAGCCTCAAGCTGGATAGTGATGATATATTAGATCGTGCAGAAAGGAGGGACCTACCAACTGTCCATCAGCAGTTGAGGAGCAATAAGGATGGACAAGATACTTTGAATGACTCAACCAGTGAAGCTACTGAGACAGACTCCACTGTGAAAGACAGGAGTAGCAGGCCACGAACACCCAGGATGAGAAGATCAGGGGTGCCAGATAAAAAGTCAGATGACATGCACTTCAGACGGTGCCAGCAGAGCAGTCGGAACCAGCCAGATGTACAGAAAGCTCTGCAGATGACTGGGAGTTACCTACTGGTCTCCCCAGCCCATACAACACCCTCTGATGTGGACAAAAATGTTCCTAAAGATCCAATGCTGGAGGGTGAACCAGACATAGTTTACGATGATGTATCTTATCGAAATATCAAACAAGCAAATGCTATCAAAATTATTGATCCACAGCCACCTTTTGGTATACCTTTAGGACCCACCACACAGTCATCTCCAAGTGACTACTTGCATGTAAGCAGGAAAGATAATTATAGGCCCAAAATGATTGCTAGGAAACAGCCAGATACAACCATGGATGACCTAGCTTTCAGAAATCTGCGAAAAGAACAAAGGGACAGAGAGCTGAATACTTCAGAGCTGGATGAACTTCTTTCAGAAGCCAACACAGATTCCCCTGTACACAGACGACGTGCAATGAGATCCATGTCAGCTGACCGTGCTCGTGCTATGCAACATGAACACAATCTCCAGCATGCACATGAAGTTTTAGGTGCTAGTGCTTCAAAGGATAGAGGTGGTAAATTGCAAACACCTCGGAGAGTAAAGCATCAGCAAGAGGCACGTCGTGCAGGGAGGTTCTTCGAAAGCTACAAGGATGCTATAGGTGATAGTGAGTCGGGTCTTACATCTCCAAGACATAATCCCAGCTGGCTAGAGCGTGCAAACCTTACAGACAACAAGTGGGAGAATCTTAGTACAAGCAACCTCAGCAATCTTAGTACCAGCACTGAGACACTCACGGAAATGTCATCAGCAAGGGCAGTGTCTCAGCCAGACATCCGGCAGGCTATTATTCGTGAAGCCAGAGTTCCACCAGGTGGTCCCTCAACATGGTTAGAGGCCAAAAGGAAATGTGCAGAAGCTTCTTTCACCTCTGATACACCCACAATCACAACCATCACTGCTCCAAAACTGGTTAAAATCCAGACTATCCAGAGTTCTCCTGTCTCACCTGTTGTAGTAGAGCGGAAACCCTATAGGCCCTTAGATAGCATCTTCAACAACAAGCCCAAACCATTCTACTTGGCTGATCCCAAGCCCACAGAACAACAGCAGAAGCAAGATCATGTGGATATTGCACATTTGGATGCTCTCATCTCCACACTTTCCAAGATTGAGACCAACGAAGAGACTACAACCCCGTCTACACCACCAGCTACTTCTCCATTGACTgagaaaaatgttgataatgttaaGCCAGATGTAGTTTGTGACTCAGACATATATGCTAAGCCAGACACCATCAGTAAGCCAGATACTAGTACCCCCTTGAAAATTAGTGAAGAACCAGTATATGAGAATGTGTTCGAGCCCCAACAGAGTGTTAATGAATCCACTGAGCCTGTAGAAAAGATCTGTGCCAAAGCCAACATTGAGAAGGCCATACGTTTGTCCATGGCCCTGGAATCGAGTAACAGTGAAGGTAAAGAGGTTTCCACACGTAGGCGTAGTGCCATAGAGCTGCCGCTAAGAGACGCTCAGcctccctattcttctctctcttccaatatTTCTTCTACTAACGACAATTGCTTGAATGTTAACTTGTATAGTAGCCGTGTACCGGGGCCATGCTCCCCTGAGAGGGTTACTCT harbors:
- the LOC113817895 gene encoding uncharacterized protein isoform X8 encodes the protein MEDGTSHAHVAARVVAASSAAHRKAQSLPGHYSRPQHLQHTPPPQSFRDAFTTSKSPTPPAVSPGTARHNATQGLAPAAPPRGPTSPRATRVASTSSIGSQQYQHQQQQRQHLQQRLLQQEQNMQQAQQQKLQQQQQQRLEQQHLQQRLEQQHLQQKMQGQHEQRQKESEPAERQAPMQEKKSKRSLLSGIFRRRKKGMAESSSSSSSSSSDSEEPQKRHFLRRKSKKKEPKEREPLPPPPPPPPAPEDYSPVARSAGSVRVTPLDGSGGSSSLGCENSFMSTDGRRIVRVTPAGVMSTSRGMDIQPLGIPVSLAQQGRRGVSASHDSLPVSLGSWAGGGSHASLGYCSGGGMGARSSSTDTISKKERREALKARVERLRDKFKDSSSDEEKASVSSHSMYGSESSLSKTNSLSKRSRAARTERFLRRKSQELETLRTETEKDRRNREVVQARIQEIQRVREYEAERNRINEEKKKEAEKAHKPRWSAKLVYQESSEYESSVVLRTPSVSPAASPHMKAKFQGHIPRQPSETREAVVMRNKPQSVAVSLAPPSGLHLRRSFQDYETPLQGDLRSHRSASYDSNINRSSFIMQSPGMSPVSGNRSGLTPPVPPPRDPSRIMSPADGRPMSFSFESLNQDPNRPNSSQSSLSNFTKGSSPSPSVRSVPAYLGPKPNGPQVGPPPLVTAPTRRSFSELQLSPQQQSQLKYNTGGAPARPSPPGYPNTQYRYTDQPPRPTTQNQYYRAQQQQHYAQPVQLQHTQSQPQVVQSQQNNQLKYYTDQSPQYAKIVPISSVPPSPSSDYSSYMSDNSARLQQVNTAWRQKEQEIKNKRNLPSQVLSDSSRSNSPKGIDGNNSNNSISLGVDQQAEETYGSILPKKARPPPITLKQAESLSSLSGQSDVSSPVPKGPDSDSSQSSLARDKKTVAQNRPLSMVLEKSESAEKDSPPVTPKTQPQPPRRGHRQLAASDLSATKQQILHNIIKHKREHPQDKPKYQKEFEEMYRKEKERLEKSKCSNFEEALKELEEIYDSLKLDSDDILDRAERRDLPTVHQQLRSNKDGQDTLNDSTSEATETDSTVKDRSSRPRTPRMRRSGVPDKKSDDMHFRRCQQSSRNQPDVQKALQMTGSYLLVSPAHTTPSDVDKNVPKDPMLEGEPDIVYDDVSYRNIKQANAIKIIDPQPPFGIPLGPTTQSSPSDYLHVSRKDNYRPKMIARKQPDTTMDDLAFRNLRKEQRDRELNTSELDELLSEANTDSPVHRRRAMRSMSADRARAMQHEHNLQHAHEVLGASASKDRGGKLQTPRRVKHQQEARRAGRFFESYKDAIGDSESGLTSPRHNPSWLERANLTDNKWENLSTSNLSNLSTSTETLTEMSSARAVSQPDIRQAIIREARVPPGGPSTWLEAKRKCAEASFTSDTPTITTITAPKLVKIQTIQSSPVSPVVVERKPYRPLDSIFNNKPKPFYLADPKPTEQQQKQDHVDIAHLDALISTLSKIETNEETTTPSTPPATSPLTEKNVDNVKPDVVCDSDIYAKPDTISKPDTSTPLKISEEPVYENVFEPQQSVNESTEPVEKICAKANIEKAIRLSMALESSNSEGKEVSTRRRSAIELPLRDAQPPYSSLSSNISSTNDNCLNVNLYSSRVPGPCSPERVTLLGEEDLSQGPAKVATCKDRVEAMIVTSECVHERARRAHSVPASPKVVEEHAPVFDKVFEVATRRVSRQPRVVDEAVVVASECSSRSLSITQPQWSTAKENSQEDPSSAPESPQSFLPPESDESESKQQSMQQLQSQPLLSACSDSYVSLSETPGDDSLPRHAATAILLQSEHVLQHDVDGQASHKGSASRLPPLEAPPPPVRSSSLPPSPVRSRAPNFALHLSGPSSPMRTRTAAVDMPSPVRQHCLRGHVARGSSVPVQGRRSSTSSEEGEEGRSSMLVRAGSLPPTSRPPSTRGAPAGDSKTTRNPAPPGPRSCSSGEGLACHTSASDPSECAWGQSLVAACYLLACITQMAGLDIFTAIGLMLAMASVFATFAL